The following proteins are encoded in a genomic region of Coleofasciculus sp. FACHB-T130:
- a CDS encoding Uma2 family endonuclease, producing the protein MADSTLNRDCQMKARTYAKAGIADYWVLDVNTRRVYVFREPGKANYQQETILDGDAIFSPLAFPEIEVPVNQLFP; encoded by the coding sequence GTGGCAGACTCTACTCTAAATAGAGATTGCCAGATGAAAGCACGCACTTATGCCAAAGCTGGGATTGCTGATTACTGGGTTCTGGATGTGAACACGCGACGAGTTTACGTTTTCCGCGAACCGGGAAAAGCAAATTATCAACAAGAAACTATTTTAGATGGAGATGCCATCTTTTCCCCTCTTGCCTTTCCAGAGATTGAAGTTCCAGTGAATCAACTGTTTCCCTAA
- a CDS encoding DNA phosphorothioation-associated protein 4: MGANRIRIAKDKADLVQALVASDSTTGPFQTYADAIAFAAALGAKRKKRSPLGEISKREPGAIALEVFVSRGTDRVIQLLAIAETKDIKILSPTDENSEEQRIRIFEEYANGGLEIIQDELRGTVDYTATLLLILSSERNKEEPVEGEFDLSRFLT, encoded by the coding sequence ATGGGTGCAAATAGAATCAGAATTGCGAAAGATAAAGCTGATTTGGTGCAAGCCTTAGTCGCATCTGATAGCACAACTGGCCCTTTCCAAACCTACGCTGATGCGATCGCGTTTGCAGCAGCCTTGGGGGCGAAGCGGAAAAAGCGATCGCCTTTAGGGGAAATCTCCAAAAGGGAACCGGGTGCGATCGCGCTAGAGGTTTTTGTATCTAGAGGAACCGACCGGGTAATCCAGTTATTAGCGATCGCTGAAACTAAAGACATAAAAATTCTCTCCCCGACTGATGAAAATTCTGAAGAGCAACGTATCCGGATTTTTGAAGAATATGCCAACGGAGGGTTAGAGATTATACAAGATGAGTTGCGGGGAACAGTAGACTATACAGCCACCCTTTTATTAATCCTTAGTTCTGAACGTAATAAGGAAGAACCAGTAGAAGGGGAATTCGATCTCAGCAGGTTTCTCACTTAA
- a CDS encoding endonuclease/exonuclease/phosphatase family protein: MIAIKFCRILRLVTQILAYAYSGFIVLYFLLRLIFWDSFWLVGFVSTFIPFIFLPILILPLLAFSTIKKRWFSIISSIACIFLVSWLHLKYFSPHALRSNSSQPNIRILSLNSSWHKTSSQNLVKLIQQQQPDIICLQEIVRRHTEKAFPRLQTSYPYQIYAQSVAILSKYPILFSENLHLAGHQEIQQRAIIQINQQDVVVYNIQVISPWIRPQKILPFLTVPIYDYTKRSAEIQELVQRLQKETKPFIVAGDFNMTDQSQDYHYLRTVMQDCFQTSGLGFGFTWPHGWELSFLIKNSTSKLNYPLFRIDYIGYSKHWGSHSSKVLLTTGSDHLPVEAELIYLKSG; the protein is encoded by the coding sequence ATGATTGCGATTAAATTTTGCCGAATTTTGAGGTTAGTCACTCAAATTTTGGCTTACGCCTACTCAGGATTTATCGTCTTGTATTTCCTGCTGAGACTAATATTTTGGGATAGTTTCTGGCTTGTTGGCTTTGTTAGCACCTTTATCCCTTTTATTTTTTTACCGATATTAATTTTACCACTATTGGCATTTTCAACTATAAAAAAACGATGGTTCTCAATTATTTCATCGATTGCTTGCATCTTTCTGGTCAGTTGGTTGCATCTGAAATACTTTTCTCCTCACGCTTTACGATCAAACAGTTCCCAGCCTAATATCAGAATTTTATCCTTAAACAGCAGTTGGCATAAAACCAGTTCCCAAAATTTAGTTAAATTAATTCAACAACAACAACCCGATATCATTTGTTTACAAGAAATTGTTCGCAGACATACTGAAAAAGCCTTTCCTCGCTTACAGACATCCTACCCCTACCAAATTTATGCCCAAAGCGTGGCAATCCTCAGCAAATATCCAATTTTATTCTCCGAAAATTTACACCTAGCGGGTCATCAAGAAATTCAGCAACGAGCGATTATCCAAATTAACCAGCAAGACGTAGTTGTTTATAACATTCAAGTTATCTCTCCCTGGATTCGTCCTCAGAAAATTTTGCCTTTCCTCACTGTCCCGATTTATGATTACACAAAACGCTCGGCAGAAATTCAGGAGTTAGTGCAGCGGCTTCAGAAAGAAACCAAGCCATTTATTGTTGCTGGTGATTTTAATATGACAGACCAGTCGCAAGACTATCATTATTTAAGAACAGTTATGCAAGATTGCTTCCAAACATCAGGGTTAGGTTTTGGCTTTACTTGGCCTCATGGCTGGGAACTAAGCTTCCTGATTAAAAACTCAACTTCAAAATTAAATTATCCTCTCTTCAGAATTGACTATATTGGGTATTCAAAACATTGGGGTTCTCACTCTAGCAAAGTTTTACTGACAACAGGTTCAGATCACTTACCCGTAGAAGCAGAACTCATTTATCTCAAATCTGGTTGA
- a CDS encoding DGQHR domain-containing protein, with product MNSPSNPTTDLATQILERENQEKQAIALLLDRYLARNDQFLVQKIEMGGTEAYIGSATLEWFASRVRFASRLPLFRQKFDPEKDNVEIDAESIEEIQQRPLDWSRQAPLTQYLAARTTHKFPPVLVVVNQPWVDNPNAAEWDADGRAIKSAADFMALDKDGKVGLLNVSPDVTIFALDGQHRLMGVQGLMELLQTGKLPRYKKDKKPSGAVITIDDLRQNYQIDPAYLQNLAKEKIGIEFISAVVTGETREQARRRVRSIFVHVNLMAVPLSKGQMAQLDEDDAFSIVARKVAVTHPLLKDVDGRNPRVNWDSATVAAKSTVLTTLQALKEMSERYLEYKFPKWKPVGKKGLIPMRPDDGELEEGIEEFKQLFDYLTTLLSFQRLENGAETPEMRRFNFEKGGGEGNILFRPVGQVALAQALGILVFKKGFSLKTIFEKLQKYDADDGFSGMESPDSLWYGVLYDPNKKRVSVAGKDLAARLIVYLLDGVDDDMERAEIRRAVAEGRTIEDKAMGFNGKFVEPRQVGLPPILS from the coding sequence ATGAACAGCCCCAGCAACCCTACAACTGACCTTGCCACCCAGATTTTGGAACGGGAAAACCAAGAAAAACAGGCGATCGCCCTCCTTTTAGATAGATATCTGGCGCGGAACGACCAATTTTTAGTTCAAAAAATAGAAATGGGCGGCACCGAAGCTTATATCGGTTCGGCAACCCTGGAGTGGTTTGCCAGTCGCGTTCGCTTCGCCTCTCGCCTACCACTTTTCCGGCAAAAATTCGACCCAGAGAAAGACAATGTGGAAATCGACGCCGAGAGTATAGAAGAAATTCAGCAACGCCCCCTAGATTGGTCGCGTCAAGCGCCCTTAACCCAGTATTTAGCAGCCCGAACCACCCACAAATTCCCCCCAGTATTAGTCGTTGTCAATCAACCTTGGGTAGATAATCCGAATGCTGCCGAATGGGATGCAGACGGACGGGCGATTAAATCCGCTGCTGATTTTATGGCACTCGATAAAGACGGCAAAGTAGGGTTATTGAACGTTTCCCCAGATGTCACGATTTTTGCCTTGGATGGTCAACATCGGCTGATGGGAGTGCAGGGTTTAATGGAGTTGCTTCAAACGGGAAAACTCCCACGATATAAAAAAGATAAAAAGCCTTCAGGTGCTGTTATTACAATTGACGATCTCAGACAGAACTATCAGATAGACCCGGCTTATTTGCAAAACTTAGCCAAAGAAAAGATAGGCATTGAATTTATTTCAGCCGTCGTTACTGGGGAGACGCGGGAACAGGCACGACGACGAGTAAGATCCATCTTTGTCCATGTCAATCTCATGGCTGTACCTTTAAGTAAAGGTCAGATGGCACAGCTAGATGAAGATGATGCATTTTCAATTGTTGCCAGAAAAGTTGCTGTCACCCATCCTCTACTAAAAGATGTTGACGGGCGCAATCCTCGTGTCAATTGGGATAGTGCAACAGTTGCTGCTAAGTCAACCGTTTTAACTACCCTGCAAGCGCTCAAAGAAATGTCTGAACGCTACTTAGAATACAAATTCCCCAAGTGGAAACCTGTGGGCAAAAAGGGTCTAATTCCGATGCGCCCTGATGATGGAGAACTAGAGGAGGGAATTGAGGAATTTAAGCAACTTTTCGACTATTTAACCACTCTGCTCAGTTTTCAAAGGCTAGAAAATGGCGCAGAAACCCCGGAAATGCGCCGCTTCAATTTTGAGAAAGGTGGGGGGGAAGGAAATATACTTTTCCGTCCAGTTGGGCAAGTTGCCTTAGCTCAAGCTTTAGGAATTTTGGTTTTTAAAAAGGGTTTTTCACTCAAAACTATTTTTGAAAAGCTTCAGAAATACGATGCGGATGATGGCTTCAGCGGCATGGAGTCTCCTGATTCTCTTTGGTATGGCGTTTTGTATGACCCGAATAAAAAGCGGGTTTCAGTTGCCGGAAAAGACTTAGCCGCTAGATTAATTGTTTACTTGCTAGATGGTGTTGATGATGACATGGAACGTGCAGAAATTCGCCGCGCGGTAGCTGAAGGAAGAACAATAGAAGATAAAGCAATGGGATTTAATGGCAAGTTTGTAGAGCCAAGGCAGGTAGGATTACCGCCAATCTTATCTTGA
- the dndB gene encoding DNA sulfur modification protein DndB translates to MLTPSFEYVLPVIRGIQAGREYYVSMCPVRFIPKLFPLDDGEMPPEMRTTRSLNRTRVPEIARYILNNPTNYIFSAITASIDADITFEPIGTETEARKIGRLKVPMDARFAIHDGQHRRAALEMALKENPELGYETIAVIFFLDIGLKRSQQMFIDLNRYTVDADPSLNILYDHRDAKTNWVRSVVKQVQVFRNLTDTERSTLPTRSGKLFTLNSIYNATLALLTDRQETEQQIERAARYWNAVSRYIPAWEQVLHGKVSAGEIRRDYVHSHAIAIASLGAIGATLLSLYPENWDSHLEGLQQIDWSRSNPDWEGIIMSSGGISKSRTSVSQMSAYIKKHLNLSLTPEEERLENARLIRREK, encoded by the coding sequence ATGCTTACCCCCTCCTTTGAGTACGTTTTGCCTGTGATTCGGGGAATTCAGGCAGGGCGAGAATACTACGTTTCGATGTGTCCGGTGCGATTTATCCCGAAGCTGTTCCCCTTGGACGATGGGGAAATGCCGCCGGAAATGAGGACAACGCGATCGCTCAACCGCACCCGCGTGCCAGAAATTGCCCGATATATTTTGAACAATCCGACTAACTACATTTTCTCGGCAATTACGGCATCGATTGACGCGGATATCACTTTTGAACCGATTGGAACAGAGACAGAAGCGCGGAAGATTGGACGCTTGAAAGTGCCAATGGATGCGCGGTTTGCCATCCATGACGGGCAACACCGACGGGCGGCGTTGGAAATGGCGCTGAAGGAAAATCCCGAACTGGGGTATGAAACGATCGCGGTTATCTTCTTTTTAGATATTGGTCTAAAGCGATCGCAGCAGATGTTTATTGATTTAAACCGCTATACAGTCGATGCCGATCCATCGCTAAACATTCTTTACGATCATCGGGACGCGAAAACAAACTGGGTGCGGTCAGTTGTCAAGCAAGTCCAGGTTTTTAGAAACCTCACAGATACGGAACGCAGTACGCTGCCTACTCGCTCCGGCAAGCTATTTACTCTCAACAGCATCTATAATGCTACTCTTGCCCTGCTAACGGATCGCCAGGAGACTGAACAGCAGATTGAACGAGCAGCCCGTTACTGGAATGCAGTTAGTCGCTATATCCCAGCTTGGGAGCAAGTTCTACACGGGAAGGTCAGCGCAGGCGAAATCCGGCGGGATTACGTGCATAGTCACGCGATCGCGATCGCTAGTTTAGGCGCTATTGGAGCAACTTTGCTGTCGCTTTACCCGGAAAACTGGGACTCACATTTAGAAGGTTTGCAACAAATCGACTGGTCGCGCTCTAATCCTGATTGGGAAGGGATAATTATGTCTAGTGGTGGGATTTCTAAATCCCGCACCAGTGTCAGTCAGATGAGTGCTTATATTAAAAAGCACCTGAATTTGTCGCTGACACCGGAAGAGGAACGGTTAGAGAATGCCCGTTTAATAAGGAGGGAGAAATGA
- a CDS encoding HNH endonuclease signature motif containing protein: protein MEFAEIYSFFNTTADKLEACWDIRILSNIANQRVPDFILSGRGSLLRADIHILWTQWFIESICDPEKFADSTQSYGHILVAVQKTVPIIFSGVSEEERKTLTKYISRLIDKEVQRRSPRKRSFISLEDKKLLWDIYGPEPRCWICGYEFTKWAENKFLGYGSDTEPPQHHFIDYMTLHGLSQRDISVEVDHAIPFSKGGKEEDNLRLACGWCNSHKSDRISIYDVAIKPRIVEHPKLGKQSVPHPFWIVRLLSVRRRCEFEDGCDKTVDNAQLTVVHKHPEGAMNPTNLRVICSEHDPIGSTRLVSRKVAEQMRQ, encoded by the coding sequence ATGGAATTTGCAGAAATTTATTCTTTCTTTAACACTACGGCAGATAAGCTGGAAGCTTGCTGGGACATACGGATTCTAAGTAATATTGCTAATCAGAGAGTTCCTGACTTTATTCTGAGTGGTCGGGGTTCTCTACTTAGAGCAGACATACACATACTTTGGACACAATGGTTCATTGAATCAATCTGTGATCCAGAAAAATTTGCTGACTCTACTCAGAGCTATGGTCATATATTGGTAGCTGTTCAAAAAACAGTCCCTATCATTTTTTCTGGAGTTTCTGAGGAGGAGCGTAAAACGCTTACAAAGTATATTTCAAGATTGATAGATAAAGAAGTCCAGCGCAGAAGCCCGAGAAAGCGCAGTTTTATTAGTTTAGAGGATAAAAAGCTTTTATGGGATATTTATGGACCAGAACCCCGTTGTTGGATTTGTGGATATGAATTTACAAAGTGGGCTGAAAATAAGTTCTTAGGATATGGGAGCGATACAGAACCACCGCAACATCACTTTATTGATTATATGACCTTACATGGTTTGTCTCAACGTGATATTTCCGTTGAAGTTGATCATGCTATACCTTTTTCAAAAGGTGGCAAAGAGGAAGATAACCTTCGTCTAGCTTGTGGATGGTGCAACTCTCATAAAAGCGATCGAATATCTATATATGACGTTGCAATCAAGCCGCGTATAGTGGAGCATCCAAAACTTGGAAAACAAAGCGTACCTCATCCATTTTGGATTGTTCGACTTCTGTCTGTGCGTAGACGCTGTGAGTTCGAGGATGGCTGCGATAAGACCGTAGATAATGCTCAACTGACAGTAGTTCATAAGCACCCTGAAGGCGCTATGAATCCAACAAATTTGCGTGTTATATGCTCGGAACACGATCCTATAGGCTCCACCCGTCTAGTAAGTAGGAAAGTTGCGGAACAAATGCGTCAATAG
- the dndC gene encoding DNA phosphorothioation system sulfurtransferase DndC codes for MTTKQQSDKKHDRSTVADLVEDIQSLTTEIQELYCSDEIPWVIGYSGGKDSTAVVQLIWNAVSALPPEKRTKTIHVITTDTLVENPIVSAWVSNSLKQMKIAAQEQGMPIEPHLLYPDTKESFWVCLIGKGYPAPRMRFRWCTERLKIQPANRFIRDMVRASGEVILVLGMRKAESNKRATVMAKHEKGRVRDRLSPRSSLVNALAYTPIEDWHNDEVWIYLNQCQNPWGYSNKDLFSMYRGATADNECPLVVDTSTPSCGDSRFGCWVCTLVNQDKSMEAMIQNDEEKEWLQPLLDIRRELDIQNDRDKRDFRRIYGKVELFERNVDGGISVEPIHGPYTKYWREHWLRRVLEAQTQIRRTAPPEMRDITLITQDELSEIRRTWLEEKHEFDDSLPRIYEEVTGEPFQDTRPGAERKLLGSDEWEVLQEICNDEMHLELMAKLLDTERQHHAKTRRGVYEKLDKCFESSSRSKEDAIQNAHDKRDLKNAVVEEDIDKVKQLTWASMKFSSPKADDANE; via the coding sequence ATGACTACAAAACAACAATCAGACAAAAAACACGATAGAAGTACAGTTGCGGATCTAGTTGAAGATATTCAATCTTTAACTACTGAAATTCAAGAACTTTACTGCTCGGATGAGATTCCTTGGGTAATTGGATACTCTGGGGGGAAAGATAGTACAGCAGTCGTACAGCTAATTTGGAATGCAGTCTCTGCTCTCCCACCAGAGAAACGCACTAAGACAATTCATGTTATTACAACAGATACGCTGGTAGAGAATCCTATAGTTTCTGCTTGGGTGAGCAATTCTCTAAAACAGATGAAGATTGCTGCTCAAGAACAAGGAATGCCAATAGAACCTCACTTGCTCTATCCAGATACTAAAGAAAGTTTCTGGGTGTGCTTAATAGGGAAGGGATATCCTGCACCTCGAATGCGATTTCGTTGGTGTACAGAGCGCTTAAAAATACAGCCTGCTAACCGCTTCATTCGTGACATGGTTCGTGCCAGTGGTGAGGTAATTCTTGTCTTAGGTATGCGTAAAGCTGAAAGCAACAAACGCGCTACAGTCATGGCGAAACATGAAAAGGGACGAGTTCGCGATCGTCTGAGTCCTAGATCAAGTTTAGTTAATGCTCTTGCATATACCCCTATTGAAGACTGGCACAATGATGAAGTGTGGATATATCTTAATCAGTGCCAAAACCCTTGGGGATATAGCAATAAAGACTTATTTTCGATGTATCGAGGTGCAACAGCAGATAACGAATGTCCTCTAGTTGTGGATACTTCTACCCCTAGCTGTGGTGATTCTCGGTTTGGTTGCTGGGTTTGCACCTTAGTTAATCAAGATAAATCGATGGAGGCCATGATCCAGAATGATGAAGAGAAAGAGTGGTTACAGCCTCTTTTAGATATCCGCCGTGAATTAGATATTCAAAATGACCGTGATAAGAGAGACTTTCGCCGGATCTATGGCAAAGTCGAGCTTTTTGAACGCAATGTTGATGGTGGAATCTCAGTTGAACCAATTCATGGACCCTATACAAAATACTGGCGAGAACATTGGTTAAGGCGAGTCTTAGAAGCACAAACTCAAATTCGTCGTACTGCACCGCCTGAGATGCGCGACATCACCCTAATTACCCAGGATGAATTAAGCGAAATTCGTCGAACTTGGTTAGAAGAAAAACACGAATTTGATGACAGCTTGCCGCGTATTTATGAAGAAGTCACAGGTGAACCCTTTCAAGACACTCGTCCTGGTGCCGAGAGGAAACTTTTAGGCAGTGACGAGTGGGAAGTGCTACAAGAAATCTGCAATGATGAAATGCACCTAGAACTGATGGCGAAGCTGCTAGATACAGAACGCCAGCATCATGCCAAAACTCGGCGCGGAGTCTATGAAAAGCTAGATAAATGCTTTGAAAGCAGTTCTCGATCGAAAGAGGATGCAATTCAAAATGCCCACGATAAGCGCGACTTAAAAAATGCTGTTGTAGAAGAAGATATTGACAAAGTGAAACAGCTAACTTGGGCAAGCATGAAATTTTCATCTCCAAAAGCAGATGACGCTAATGAATAA
- the dndD gene encoding DNA sulfur modification protein DndD produces the protein MIFLELVLQNFGPYLGRQVINLRPETDENTRPIILIGGMNGGGKTTLMDAIRLALYGSRAQCSTRGNLSYNDFLTQSVNRNTPPTEKARIELAFEVIQDDKPTILRVVRYWEKEPKDGKDTLGILVDEEWPDKALANTWDEYIENLLPLGISNLFLFDGEQVKELAELDTPPPLVVGAIQSLLGLELSERLSADLDVLVSRKRKEIASAKELATLEEIEQRLNVQKDELEAATLEVGSLRNNLDRAEEKQREASEKFLYEGGKIASDRNRLEKQKDHFTTQAEKAREALRDLAAGSFPLTLISPLLEQAKCQAEKESRQQQKKIARDVLIERDYRLLNYISELSLVSEQLDKIKFFLDQENQQLEKEIAANESPWLLAELEEIKELDNFLSFGINTAKFRAKEKLEELENLEIEIDALDRQIAAAASPEAYQQLQDAVRETNNAVAKAQVAHEMATRRCEELNRAIAKTKKELAEYSEDNIKLKNNQHIIASVAKVQATLKLFREKLTLKKLNKLEIEVTECFRYLLHKSDLVHRVAIDTQTFSLSIYDPQGQPVPKHRLSAGEKQLLAIAFLWGLARVAGHHLPVAIDTPLGRLDSSHRQNLVERYFPSASHQVILLSTDTEVGKTEAERLRELDAIAHEYLLKYDTSDRQTTVVPGYFW, from the coding sequence GTGATATTTCTCGAACTCGTCCTGCAAAATTTCGGCCCTTATCTAGGGCGACAAGTCATCAACCTCCGCCCCGAAACTGATGAAAATACTCGCCCGATTATCTTAATTGGCGGCATGAATGGCGGCGGTAAAACGACCCTGATGGACGCCATTCGCCTTGCCCTATACGGTTCTCGCGCCCAATGTTCTACACGCGGCAACTTAAGCTATAACGACTTTCTTACCCAGTCAGTCAACCGCAACACCCCACCCACAGAAAAAGCCCGAATTGAATTAGCTTTCGAGGTCATTCAAGACGACAAACCAACTATTTTAAGAGTTGTCCGATATTGGGAAAAGGAACCCAAAGACGGAAAAGATACTCTCGGTATTCTAGTAGATGAAGAATGGCCCGATAAAGCCCTTGCCAACACCTGGGACGAATACATCGAGAACCTGCTACCGCTGGGAATTTCTAATTTATTTTTGTTTGACGGCGAACAGGTAAAAGAACTTGCCGAATTAGATACCCCACCCCCTTTAGTTGTAGGGGCAATTCAATCGCTATTAGGCTTAGAACTCTCAGAACGTCTATCCGCCGATTTAGATGTCCTCGTTAGCCGTAAGCGCAAAGAAATTGCTAGCGCTAAAGAACTCGCTACCTTAGAAGAAATTGAACAAAGACTTAATGTACAAAAAGATGAATTAGAAGCTGCAACCCTAGAAGTAGGTTCTCTGCGAAATAACTTAGATAGGGCTGAAGAAAAGCAGCGTGAAGCCTCTGAAAAATTTCTCTACGAAGGGGGGAAAATTGCGAGCGATCGCAACCGTCTAGAAAAACAAAAAGACCATTTCACAACCCAAGCAGAAAAGGCGCGGGAAGCGCTGCGAGACTTAGCTGCTGGTAGCTTTCCTCTCACCTTAATTTCTCCCCTGCTTGAACAAGCTAAATGCCAAGCAGAAAAGGAAAGCCGTCAACAACAGAAAAAAATCGCACGAGATGTTTTGATAGAACGAGACTATCGCCTCTTAAATTATATTTCAGAATTGTCATTAGTTTCCGAGCAACTTGACAAAATTAAATTCTTCCTAGACCAAGAAAATCAACAACTTGAGAAAGAAATTGCCGCCAATGAAAGTCCCTGGTTATTAGCAGAATTAGAAGAAATCAAGGAACTGGATAATTTCTTAAGTTTTGGCATCAATACTGCTAAATTTAGAGCCAAAGAAAAACTAGAAGAACTAGAAAACCTAGAAATTGAGATAGATGCTCTCGATAGACAGATAGCCGCTGCTGCTTCCCCAGAAGCCTATCAACAACTACAAGATGCTGTTAGAGAAACAAATAATGCAGTCGCGAAAGCTCAAGTTGCTCATGAAATGGCTACCCGCCGTTGTGAAGAATTAAATAGAGCGATCGCTAAAACCAAAAAAGAATTAGCAGAGTATAGCGAAGACAATATCAAGCTAAAGAATAATCAGCATATTATCGCCTCTGTCGCCAAAGTCCAAGCGACTCTAAAGCTATTTCGGGAAAAATTAACCCTGAAAAAACTCAACAAATTAGAAATAGAAGTAACCGAGTGTTTCCGCTATCTGCTGCACAAATCCGACTTAGTGCATCGCGTAGCCATTGACACTCAAACCTTCAGCCTTTCTATCTACGATCCGCAAGGACAACCCGTACCAAAACATCGCCTCTCAGCCGGAGAAAAACAATTACTTGCGATCGCTTTCTTATGGGGATTAGCACGAGTCGCCGGACACCACTTACCTGTAGCAATCGACACACCGCTGGGGCGACTAGATTCTTCTCACCGACAGAATTTAGTTGAGCGATATTTTCCCTCTGCGAGTCATCAGGTGATTCTATTATCCACCGATACTGAGGTTGGCAAAACTGAAGCCGAAAGGTTGCGAGAACTGGATGCGATCGCTCACGAGTATCTGCTGAAGTATGACACAAGCGATCGGCAGACAACCGTAGTACCCGGTTATTTCTGGTGA
- a CDS encoding DNA phosphorothioation system restriction enzyme, whose amino-acid sequence MHPSEGHEILLGCPRIPASLQLRQYQQEAVASWFANQGRGTLKMATGSGKTITALAIATSLYQQIALQVLVVVCPYRHLVTQWARECEKFGLQPVLAFENVRNWQSQLSTQLYNLRSGNQRFLTLITTNATLMSEGLQSQLKYFPDKTLIVGDEAHNLGARQLEKSLPSRVGLRLALSATPERYFDDEGTQSLFDYFGRVLEPEFTLKDAIQQGALVHYLYYPILVKLTETEARAYVKLTARIGRALLFQERQNGSSKGNWEDREELKPLLMQRARLIGAATNKLTALRELMSKRLDTTHTLFYCGDGSVESTRQLKAVAKILGDGLGYRINTYTAQTPLSERENLRRQFETGDLQGLVAIRCLDEGVDIPAIQNAVILASSSNPRQFIQRRGRILRPHPGKQRATLFDMIVVPPELDRETLEVERNLLRKELRRFVEFADLADNSGEARVKLLDLQRNYELMDM is encoded by the coding sequence CTGCATCCCTCAGAAGGGCATGAAATACTCCTAGGATGCCCCAGAATACCAGCATCTTTACAACTGCGGCAGTATCAGCAGGAAGCGGTTGCTAGCTGGTTTGCCAATCAAGGCAGAGGAACGCTGAAGATGGCGACGGGGAGTGGGAAGACGATTACGGCGCTAGCGATCGCTACCTCACTTTATCAACAAATTGCCTTGCAAGTATTGGTAGTCGTGTGTCCCTATCGACATCTGGTGACACAGTGGGCGCGAGAATGCGAGAAATTTGGACTACAGCCAGTTTTAGCTTTTGAGAATGTACGCAACTGGCAGAGTCAGCTATCAACGCAACTCTACAATCTGCGTTCTGGCAATCAACGGTTTCTCACACTCATTACAACAAATGCCACCTTGATGAGTGAAGGATTGCAATCTCAACTTAAATATTTTCCAGACAAAACGCTAATTGTAGGAGATGAAGCGCATAATCTCGGTGCAAGGCAGTTGGAGAAGAGTCTGCCTTCGAGAGTGGGATTAAGACTAGCGCTGTCAGCAACACCAGAACGATATTTTGATGATGAAGGTACGCAATCTTTATTTGATTATTTTGGTAGAGTTTTAGAGCCGGAGTTCACGCTGAAAGATGCGATTCAACAGGGTGCGTTGGTGCATTATTTGTACTACCCTATCCTGGTAAAACTCACAGAAACAGAAGCCCGTGCTTATGTAAAATTAACCGCTAGGATTGGTAGGGCGCTGTTGTTTCAAGAACGCCAGAACGGTTCTAGCAAAGGCAATTGGGAAGACCGTGAAGAACTCAAGCCATTGTTGATGCAACGGGCGAGATTAATTGGCGCTGCTACCAACAAGTTAACTGCTTTGCGCGAGTTAATGAGTAAACGCTTGGACACGACGCACACTTTATTTTATTGCGGAGATGGTTCTGTAGAAAGCACGCGCCAATTGAAAGCCGTTGCTAAAATTTTGGGAGATGGATTGGGATACCGAATCAACACCTACACTGCCCAAACTCCATTATCAGAAAGAGAAAATTTGCGGCGTCAATTTGAGACGGGAGATTTACAAGGTTTGGTAGCGATTCGCTGTCTAGATGAGGGTGTCGATATTCCAGCAATTCAGAATGCTGTAATTTTAGCCAGTAGCAGCAATCCGCGCCAATTTATTCAGCGTCGAGGACGAATTTTGCGCCCACACCCAGGTAAGCAACGCGCCACTTTATTTGACATGATTGTAGTGCCACCAGAGCTAGATCGGGAAACTTTGGAAGTAGAACGCAATTTGTTAAGAAAGGAATTGCGGCGATTTGTAGAGTTTGCTGACTTAGCGGATAATTCGGGCGAAGCTAGAGTTAAATTACTGGATTTACAGAGAAACTACGAGTTAATGGATATGTGA